In one Amia ocellicauda isolate fAmiCal2 chromosome 2, fAmiCal2.hap1, whole genome shotgun sequence genomic region, the following are encoded:
- the myd88 gene encoding myeloid differentiation primary response protein MyD88 produces MSGATDIPDIDYSVIPLTALNFSVRKKLGLFLNPSTMVAGDWTALAELMGFDYLEIKNYEQCQNPTKKVLEDWQAKCPAATVDKLLQMLKDMERDDVLTDPQLCKDIEKDCRKFLETMNPVQVPEVTSCEPKTQEMSGITIDDDPLGHMPELFDAFICYCQSDIGFVHEMIRQLEQTECKLKLCVFDRDVLPGTCVWSITSELIERRCKRMVVVISDDYLDSNSCDFQTKFALSLSPGARTKRLIPVIYKPMKKPFPSILRFLTLCDYTKPCTQSWFWSRLARALTLP; encoded by the exons ATGTCTGGGGCGACAGATATACCAGATATCGATTACAGCGTCATCCCGCTCACTGCGTTGAATTTCAGCGTGAGGAAGAAGCTGGGCCTGTTCCTCAACCCGAGCACCATGGTGGCCGGGGACTGGACCGCCCTGGCCGAGCTCATGGGCTTCGACTACCTGGAGATCAAGAACTACGAGCAGTGCCAGAACCCCACCAAGAAGGTCCTGGAGGACTGGCAGGCCAAGTGTCCGGCCGCCACCGTGGACAAGCTGCTGCAGATGCTGAAGGACATGGAGAGAGACGATGTCCTAACAGATCCACAACTCTGCAAAGACATTG AGAAGGATTGCAGGAAGTTCCTGGAGACGATGAACCCGGTGCAGGTGCCGGAGGTGACGAGCTGCGAGCCGAAGACGCAGGAGATGAGCGGCATCACGATTGACGATGATCCTCTGG GTCATATGCCAGAATTATTCGACGCCTTCATTTGCTACTGTCAGAGCGATATCGGGTTTGTCCACGAGATGATCAGGCAGCTGGAGCAGACGGAGTGCAAGCtgaagctgtgtgtgtttgaccgCGATGTCCTCCCGGGCACCTGTGTGTGGTCCATCACCAGTGAACTCATTGAGAGGAG GTGTAAGAGGATGGTGGTGGTGATTTCAGATGACTATTTAGACAGCAACTCCTGTGACTTCCAGACCAAATTTGCGCTGAGCCTCAGTCCAG GTGCTCGGACCAAGCGCCTCATCCCCGTCATCTACAAGCCCATGAAGAAGCCGTTCCCCAGCATCCTGCGCTTCCTGACCCTGTGCGACTACACCAAGCCCTGCACCCAGTCCTGGTTCTGGAGCCGTCTGGCCCGGGCCCTGACCTTGCCTTGA
- the cry-dash gene encoding cryptochrome DASH isoform X1: MATTVIYLLRNDLRFHDNEVLHWAQRNAEHIVPLYCFDPRHYLGTHCYNFPKTGPFRLRFLLESVKDLRETLQKKGRNLLVRKGKPEDVVGDLIKQLGSVSAVAFHEEATKEEQDVEKALKQVCSQFKVKVHTCWGSTLYHREDLPFNPIASCNSEGVPCRLPDVYTQFRKAVETRSRVRPTITMPERLKPLPLGLEAGSIPSPEDLGQTDCLSDPRTAFPCSGGETQALARLKYYFWDTNLVASYKESRNGLIGMDYSTKFAPWLALGCISPRYIYEQIKKYENERTANQSTYWVIFELLWRDYFRFVAVKYGNRIFYLKGLQQKSVPWKKDSKLFDAWKEGRTGVPFVDANMRELALTGFMSNRGRQNVASFLTKDLGLDWRMGAEWFEYLLVDFDVCSNYGNWLYSAGIGNDPRENRKFNMIKQGLDYDNSGDYVRLWVLELRGIKEGDVHTPWTLSSAALAHAEVSLDGTYPSPIVTAPEWSRHVRNKPSGGGGPSQRGRKGPSHSPRQHRDRGIDFYFSGNKKVD, from the exons ATGGCCACCACCGTCATTTATCTGCTCAGGAACGACCTACGCTTTCACGACAACGAG GTGTTGCACTGGGCTCAGAGAAATGCCGAACACATTGTGCCCCTGTATTGCTTTGATCCCAGACACTACCTGGGTACCCACTGCTATAACTTTCCAAAGACTGGCCCCTTCAGGCTCCGTTTTTTACTGGAAAGTGTGAAGGATCTGAGGGAGACATTACAGAAGAAAGGCAG gaatCTCCTGGTAAGGAAAGGGAAGCCAGAGGACGTTGTTGGTGATCTCATTAAGCAGCTGGGATCAGTAAGCGCTGTGGCTTTCCACGAGGAG GCGACAAAAGAGGAACAGGATGTAGAGAAGGCATTGAAGCAGGTGTGTTCCCAGTTTAAAGTCAAAGTTCACACCTGCTGGGGGTCAACACTTTATCACCGGGAAGATTTGCCCTTCAACCCTATTGCCAG CTGTAACTCTGAGGGTGTCCCCTGCAGGCTCCCAGATGTCTATACTCAGTTCAGGAAGGCGGTGGAGACTCGGAGCCGAGTGCGACCCACCATCACAATGCCTGAGCGCCTGAAGCCCCTCCCACTAGGTCTGGAGGCGGGGTCTATCCCCTCACCTGAAGATTTAGGCCAGACAG ATTGCCTGTCAGACCCACGTACAGCTTTCCCCTGCAGTGGGGGTGAGACGCAGGCCTTGGCACGGCTGAAATATTACTTCTGGGACACT AATTTAGTGGCATCCTACAAGGAGTCTCGCAACGGGTTAATTGGAATGGACTATTCCACCAAATTTGCCCCATG GCTGGCCTTAGGCTGTATATCCCCCAGGTACATTTATGAACAGATCAAGAAGTATGAGAACGAAAGAACGGCAAACCAGAGCACCTACTG gGTCATCTTTGAGTTGCTCTGGAGGGATTACTTCAGATTTGTGGCAGTGAAGTATGGGAATCGAATTTTCTATTTAAAAG GTCTTCAACAGAAGTCTGTGCCCTGGAAGAAAGACAGTAAACTTTTTGACGCATGGAAAG AAGGCAGAACAGGTGTCCCATTTGTAGATGCCAACATGAGGGAGCTGGCGCTGACCGGCTTCATGTCTAATAGGGGGCGGCAGAACGTGGCCAGCTTCCTAACTAAGGACTTGGGGCTGGACTGGAGGATGGGGGCCGAGTGGTTCGAATATCTCCTG GTGGACTTTGATGTGTGCAGCAACTATGGAAACTGGCTGTACAGCGCTGGTATAGGAAATGACCCCAGAGAGAACAGGAAGTTCAATATGATCAAACAAGGCCTGGACTACGACAACAGT GGAGATTATGTGCGGCTGTGGGTCCTGGAGCTGCGGGGCATAAAGGAAGGAGATGTTCACACTCCCTGGACCCTCAGCAGTGCCGCCCTGGCCCACGCTGAGGTCTCTCTCGATGGGACCTATCCCTCGCCCATTGTCACGGCCCCAGAGTGGAGCAGGCACGTCAGGAACAAGCCA AGTGGCGGAGGAGGACCAAGTCAGAGAGGAAGAAAAGGTCCATCTCACTCCCCCAGACAGCACCGAGACCGAGGAATCGACTTCTACTTTTCGGGGAATAAGAAAGTGGACTGA
- the cry-dash gene encoding cryptochrome DASH isoform X2, with protein MATTVIYLLRNDLRFHDNEVLHWAQRNAEHIVPLYCFDPRHYLGTHCYNFPKTGPFRLRFLLESVKDLRETLQKKGRNLLVRKGKPEDVVGDLIKQLGSVSAVAFHEEATKEEQDVEKALKQVCSQFKVKVHTCWGSTLYHREDLPFNPIARLPDVYTQFRKAVETRSRVRPTITMPERLKPLPLGLEAGSIPSPEDLGQTDCLSDPRTAFPCSGGETQALARLKYYFWDTNLVASYKESRNGLIGMDYSTKFAPWLALGCISPRYIYEQIKKYENERTANQSTYWVIFELLWRDYFRFVAVKYGNRIFYLKGLQQKSVPWKKDSKLFDAWKEGRTGVPFVDANMRELALTGFMSNRGRQNVASFLTKDLGLDWRMGAEWFEYLLVDFDVCSNYGNWLYSAGIGNDPRENRKFNMIKQGLDYDNSGDYVRLWVLELRGIKEGDVHTPWTLSSAALAHAEVSLDGTYPSPIVTAPEWSRHVRNKPSGGGGPSQRGRKGPSHSPRQHRDRGIDFYFSGNKKVD; from the exons ATGGCCACCACCGTCATTTATCTGCTCAGGAACGACCTACGCTTTCACGACAACGAG GTGTTGCACTGGGCTCAGAGAAATGCCGAACACATTGTGCCCCTGTATTGCTTTGATCCCAGACACTACCTGGGTACCCACTGCTATAACTTTCCAAAGACTGGCCCCTTCAGGCTCCGTTTTTTACTGGAAAGTGTGAAGGATCTGAGGGAGACATTACAGAAGAAAGGCAG gaatCTCCTGGTAAGGAAAGGGAAGCCAGAGGACGTTGTTGGTGATCTCATTAAGCAGCTGGGATCAGTAAGCGCTGTGGCTTTCCACGAGGAG GCGACAAAAGAGGAACAGGATGTAGAGAAGGCATTGAAGCAGGTGTGTTCCCAGTTTAAAGTCAAAGTTCACACCTGCTGGGGGTCAACACTTTATCACCGGGAAGATTTGCCCTTCAACCCTATTGCCAG GCTCCCAGATGTCTATACTCAGTTCAGGAAGGCGGTGGAGACTCGGAGCCGAGTGCGACCCACCATCACAATGCCTGAGCGCCTGAAGCCCCTCCCACTAGGTCTGGAGGCGGGGTCTATCCCCTCACCTGAAGATTTAGGCCAGACAG ATTGCCTGTCAGACCCACGTACAGCTTTCCCCTGCAGTGGGGGTGAGACGCAGGCCTTGGCACGGCTGAAATATTACTTCTGGGACACT AATTTAGTGGCATCCTACAAGGAGTCTCGCAACGGGTTAATTGGAATGGACTATTCCACCAAATTTGCCCCATG GCTGGCCTTAGGCTGTATATCCCCCAGGTACATTTATGAACAGATCAAGAAGTATGAGAACGAAAGAACGGCAAACCAGAGCACCTACTG gGTCATCTTTGAGTTGCTCTGGAGGGATTACTTCAGATTTGTGGCAGTGAAGTATGGGAATCGAATTTTCTATTTAAAAG GTCTTCAACAGAAGTCTGTGCCCTGGAAGAAAGACAGTAAACTTTTTGACGCATGGAAAG AAGGCAGAACAGGTGTCCCATTTGTAGATGCCAACATGAGGGAGCTGGCGCTGACCGGCTTCATGTCTAATAGGGGGCGGCAGAACGTGGCCAGCTTCCTAACTAAGGACTTGGGGCTGGACTGGAGGATGGGGGCCGAGTGGTTCGAATATCTCCTG GTGGACTTTGATGTGTGCAGCAACTATGGAAACTGGCTGTACAGCGCTGGTATAGGAAATGACCCCAGAGAGAACAGGAAGTTCAATATGATCAAACAAGGCCTGGACTACGACAACAGT GGAGATTATGTGCGGCTGTGGGTCCTGGAGCTGCGGGGCATAAAGGAAGGAGATGTTCACACTCCCTGGACCCTCAGCAGTGCCGCCCTGGCCCACGCTGAGGTCTCTCTCGATGGGACCTATCCCTCGCCCATTGTCACGGCCCCAGAGTGGAGCAGGCACGTCAGGAACAAGCCA AGTGGCGGAGGAGGACCAAGTCAGAGAGGAAGAAAAGGTCCATCTCACTCCCCCAGACAGCACCGAGACCGAGGAATCGACTTCTACTTTTCGGGGAATAAGAAAGTGGACTGA